Proteins co-encoded in one Mycobacterium mantenii genomic window:
- a CDS encoding ATP-dependent DNA helicase translates to MSVSELLATAVAALGGSERSGQQEMAAAVARAFATEEHLVVQAGTGTGKSLAYLVPAIVHALDDESPVVVSTATIALQRQLVDRDLPRLVDALADALPRRPRFALLKGRRNYLCLNKLHNGGAAEGDEADDRPQEELFNPMAVSALGRDVQRLTEWASSTESGDRDDLKPGVPDRSWSQVSVAARECLGVARCPFGTECFSERARSHAGRADIVVTNHALLAIDAVADSAVLPEHALLVVDEAHELVDRVTSVATAELTSAGLGVAARRIGRLVDPELVQRLDAATANFASLIHDGPPGRIDRLDDELATYLTALRDVATAARSAIDTTNDPKAASARAEAVAALSEISDTASRVLAAFGPAIPDRTDVVWLEQEEIRGASRPVLRVAPLSVAGLLRARVFSRSTVVLTSATLTIGGSFDAMAAAWGLSAKDDDARWRGLDVGSPFEHAKAGILYVAAHLPPPGRDGVGSAEQLSEIAELITAADGRTLGLFSSMRAARAAAEAMRERLSTPVLCQGDDSTSALVEQFSADPQTSLFGTLSLWQGVDVPGPSLSLVLIDRIPFPRPDDPLLSARQRAVAARGGNGFMAVAASHAALLLAQGSGRLLRGVTDRGVVAVLDSRMVTAGYGGYLRASLPPFWQTTNGEQVRQALQRLRAAPASEQGVSA, encoded by the coding sequence GTGTCCGTGTCCGAGCTGCTGGCCACCGCCGTGGCCGCGCTCGGCGGCAGTGAACGCAGCGGCCAGCAGGAGATGGCCGCTGCGGTGGCGCGGGCCTTCGCCACCGAGGAGCATCTGGTGGTGCAGGCCGGCACCGGTACCGGCAAGTCGCTCGCGTACCTGGTGCCCGCGATCGTCCATGCTCTCGACGACGAGTCCCCCGTCGTCGTGTCCACGGCCACGATCGCCCTGCAACGTCAGCTCGTCGATCGCGATCTGCCCCGGCTGGTCGACGCGCTGGCCGATGCGCTGCCGCGCCGCCCGCGGTTCGCCTTGCTCAAAGGCCGACGAAACTATCTGTGTTTGAACAAGCTTCACAACGGCGGGGCGGCCGAAGGTGACGAAGCCGACGACCGGCCGCAGGAAGAACTCTTCAACCCCATGGCGGTCAGCGCCCTGGGCCGCGACGTGCAACGGCTCACCGAATGGGCGTCGAGCACCGAGTCGGGTGATCGCGACGATCTCAAGCCCGGCGTCCCGGACCGGTCCTGGTCGCAGGTCAGCGTCGCCGCGCGGGAATGCCTCGGCGTGGCGCGCTGCCCGTTCGGCACCGAGTGCTTCTCCGAACGGGCCAGGAGTCACGCGGGCCGCGCGGACATCGTGGTCACCAACCACGCGCTGCTGGCCATCGACGCGGTGGCCGACTCGGCGGTGCTGCCCGAGCATGCGCTGCTGGTCGTCGACGAAGCGCACGAGTTGGTGGATCGGGTGACGTCGGTGGCCACCGCGGAGCTGACGTCGGCCGGCCTCGGGGTGGCCGCTCGGCGGATCGGCCGATTGGTGGACCCGGAACTGGTCCAGCGTCTGGATGCGGCGACGGCCAACTTCGCCTCGTTGATCCACGACGGCCCGCCCGGCCGCATCGATCGCCTCGACGACGAGCTGGCGACCTACCTGACGGCACTGCGCGACGTGGCGACCGCGGCGCGTTCGGCGATCGACACCACGAACGACCCCAAGGCGGCCTCGGCACGTGCTGAAGCCGTTGCGGCACTGAGCGAGATCTCGGACACCGCGTCGCGCGTGCTGGCGGCGTTCGGCCCGGCCATCCCCGACCGCACCGATGTGGTCTGGCTGGAGCAAGAGGAGATCAGGGGCGCATCGCGTCCGGTGTTGCGGGTGGCGCCGCTGTCGGTCGCCGGGCTGCTGCGGGCCCGGGTGTTCTCGCGTTCGACGGTGGTGCTGACGTCGGCGACGCTGACCATCGGCGGATCTTTCGACGCCATGGCCGCGGCGTGGGGACTGTCCGCCAAGGACGACGACGCGCGCTGGCGCGGGCTGGACGTGGGTTCGCCGTTCGAGCATGCCAAAGCCGGCATCCTCTACGTGGCCGCCCACCTGCCGCCACCGGGACGCGACGGCGTCGGCTCGGCCGAGCAGCTGAGCGAGATCGCCGAACTCATCACCGCCGCCGACGGACGCACCCTGGGGTTGTTCTCGTCGATGCGGGCCGCCCGGGCGGCGGCCGAGGCCATGCGCGAACGGCTGTCGACGCCCGTGCTGTGTCAGGGCGATGACAGTACGTCGGCACTCGTCGAGCAGTTCAGCGCCGATCCCCAGACGTCTTTATTCGGCACGCTGTCGCTGTGGCAGGGCGTCGACGTTCCCGGGCCGTCGCTGTCGCTGGTGCTGATCGACCGCATCCCGTTCCCCCGGCCCGACGACCCGCTGCTGAGCGCGCGGCAGCGCGCGGTGGCCGCGCGCGGCGGCAACGGCTTCATGGCCGTCGCGGCCAGCCACGCGGCACTGCTGTTGGCGCAGGGGTCGGGGCGGCTGTTGCGAGGCGTCACCGATCGCGGCGTGGTGGCGGTGCTCGACTCGCGCATGGTCACCGCTGGCTACGGGGGCTACCTGCGGGCCTCGTTGCCACCGTTCTGGCAGACCACGAACGGCGAGCAGGTGCGCCAGGCACTGCAACGCCTGCGCGCCGCGCCGGCATCGGAGCAGGGCGTGTCGGCGTGA
- the murI gene encoding glutamate racemase, producing the protein MSSALAPIGVFDSGVGGLTVARAIIDQLPDEDIIYVGDTGHGPYGPLTIPEVRAHALAIGDDLVGRGIKALVIACNTASAACLRDARERYDVPVVEVILPAVRRAVATTRNGRIGVIGTQATINSHAYQDAFAAARDTEITAVACPRFVDFVERGVTSGRQVLGLAEGYLEPLQAAQVDTLVLGCTHYPLLSGLIQLAMGDYVTLVSSAEETAKEVLRVLTEQDLLRPHDAPPATRVFEATGDPEAFTALAARFLGPAVAGVRPVHHVRID; encoded by the coding sequence ATGAGCTCGGCACTGGCGCCCATCGGGGTCTTCGACTCCGGTGTCGGGGGACTCACCGTCGCGCGGGCGATCATCGATCAGCTGCCCGACGAGGACATCATCTACGTCGGCGATACCGGCCACGGTCCGTACGGTCCGCTGACCATCCCCGAGGTCCGGGCGCACGCCCTGGCCATCGGTGACGATCTCGTCGGCCGCGGCATCAAGGCGTTGGTCATCGCCTGCAACACCGCGTCCGCGGCTTGCCTGCGCGACGCCCGCGAACGCTACGACGTGCCCGTCGTCGAGGTGATCCTGCCCGCGGTGCGCCGTGCGGTCGCCACCACCCGCAACGGGCGGATCGGCGTCATCGGCACCCAGGCGACCATCAACTCGCATGCCTATCAGGACGCGTTCGCCGCCGCCCGCGACACCGAAATCACCGCGGTGGCCTGCCCGCGCTTCGTCGACTTCGTGGAGCGCGGCGTGACGAGCGGGCGTCAGGTGCTCGGGCTGGCCGAGGGCTATCTGGAGCCGCTGCAGGCCGCGCAGGTCGACACCCTGGTGCTCGGCTGCACGCACTACCCGCTGCTGTCCGGGCTGATCCAGCTGGCGATGGGTGACTACGTGACGCTGGTTTCCAGCGCCGAGGAAACCGCCAAGGAGGTGCTTCGGGTGCTCACCGAACAGGACCTGCTGCGCCCGCATGACGCACCGCCCGCGACCCGGGTCTTCGAAGCCACCGGCGACCCCGAGGCATTCACCGCCTTGGCGGCGCGATTCCTGGGCCCGGCGGTCGCCGGTGTGCGGCCCGTTCACCACGTCCGGATCGATTAG
- the rdgB gene encoding RdgB/HAM1 family non-canonical purine NTP pyrophosphatase, translating into MRSSRLLVVSRNPKKLAELRRVLDAAGLTGLTLASLDDVAPFEEAPETGALFEDNALAKARDAFTATGLASVADDSGLEVAALNGMPGVLSARWAGKHGDDAGNTALLLAQLRDVPDGRRGAAFVSACALVSAAGEVVVRGEWPGSIAREPRGDGGFGYDPVFVPHGFDRTAAELSPAEKDAVSHRGRALRLLLPALETLARSG; encoded by the coding sequence TTGCGATCGTCACGGCTCCTGGTCGTCAGCCGCAACCCGAAGAAGCTGGCCGAGTTGCGCCGGGTGCTCGACGCTGCCGGCCTGACGGGGCTGACGTTGGCGTCGCTCGACGATGTGGCGCCGTTCGAGGAAGCACCCGAGACGGGCGCGCTTTTCGAGGACAACGCCTTGGCCAAGGCGCGGGATGCGTTCACCGCGACCGGGCTGGCAAGTGTGGCCGACGATTCCGGGCTGGAGGTGGCCGCGCTCAACGGCATGCCGGGTGTGCTGTCAGCGCGCTGGGCGGGCAAGCACGGCGACGACGCCGGCAATACCGCATTGCTGCTGGCGCAATTGCGCGACGTGCCCGACGGTCGGCGCGGTGCGGCGTTCGTGTCCGCCTGTGCGCTCGTCTCGGCCGCCGGCGAGGTCGTCGTCCGCGGTGAGTGGCCCGGCAGCATTGCCCGGGAACCGCGCGGCGACGGCGGTTTCGGTTATGACCCGGTCTTCGTTCCCCATGGCTTCGACCGCACCGCGGCAGAGCTGAGTCCTGCGGAGAAGGACGCGGTCTCGCATCGCGGTCGCGCGCTGCGGCTGCTGTTGCCGGCGCTGGAAACGCTGGCCCGGTCGGGTTAG
- a CDS encoding DUF3817 domain-containing protein: MTTPETPGAPVPAVPVDKIRTALLGYRIMAWTTGLWLIALCYEIVSHLAFGHEIRWIEVVHGWVYFIYVLTAFNLAIKVRWPLGKTVGVLLSGTIPLLGIIVEHFQTRDVKARFGL; this comes from the coding sequence ATGACCACACCGGAGACGCCCGGGGCGCCAGTGCCCGCAGTCCCCGTCGACAAGATCCGCACCGCGTTGCTCGGCTACCGGATCATGGCGTGGACGACCGGTCTGTGGCTGATCGCGCTGTGCTACGAGATCGTCTCGCACCTCGCCTTCGGCCACGAGATCCGCTGGATCGAAGTCGTCCACGGCTGGGTGTATTTCATCTACGTGCTGACCGCCTTCAACCTGGCGATCAAGGTGCGCTGGCCGCTCGGCAAGACGGTGGGCGTGCTGCTCTCCGGGACCATCCCGCTGCTCGGCATCATCGTCGAGCATTTCCAAACCCGGGACGTCAAGGCGCGCTTCGGCCTCTAG
- the rph gene encoding ribonuclease PH, with protein MTRREDGRLDDELRPVVITRGFTDHPAGSVLIEFGHTKVMCTASVTDGVPRWRKGSGLGWLTAEYAMLPSATHSRSDRESVKGRLSGRTQEISRLIGRSLRACIDLAALGENTIAVDCDVLQADGGTRTAAITGAFVALSDAVTYLAAAGKLSDPRPLSCAIAAVSVGVVDGRIRVDLPYEEDSRAEVDMNVVATDTGTLVEIQGTGEGATFPRSTLDKMLDVALAACEKLFAAQREALQLPYPGDLPEGAPAPKAFGS; from the coding sequence GTGACGAGACGAGAAGACGGCCGCCTCGACGACGAGCTTCGGCCCGTCGTCATCACCCGCGGTTTCACTGACCATCCCGCTGGTTCGGTGTTGATCGAATTCGGCCACACCAAGGTGATGTGCACCGCCAGCGTCACCGACGGAGTGCCGCGCTGGCGCAAGGGTTCGGGCCTGGGGTGGCTGACCGCCGAGTACGCGATGTTGCCGTCGGCGACTCACTCTCGCTCCGACCGCGAATCGGTGAAGGGCCGCCTGTCCGGGCGCACCCAGGAGATCAGCCGGCTGATCGGCCGGTCGCTGCGGGCCTGCATCGACCTGGCGGCGTTGGGGGAGAACACCATCGCCGTCGACTGCGACGTCTTGCAGGCCGACGGCGGCACCCGCACCGCGGCCATCACGGGTGCCTTCGTGGCGTTGTCCGATGCGGTGACCTATCTCGCCGCGGCGGGCAAGTTGTCCGACCCGCGGCCGTTATCGTGTGCGATCGCGGCGGTCAGCGTCGGCGTGGTCGACGGCCGGATCCGGGTCGATCTGCCCTATGAGGAGGACTCCCGCGCCGAGGTCGACATGAACGTCGTCGCCACCGACACCGGGACCCTGGTGGAGATTCAGGGAACCGGCGAGGGCGCGACCTTCCCGCGCTCGACGCTGGACAAGATGCTCGACGTGGCCCTGGCCGCATGCGAGAAGTTGTTCGCCGCGCAGCGCGAGGCGCTGCAGCTCCCGTACCCCGGTGACCTTCCCGAGGGGGCTCCGGCGCCGAAGGCGTTCGGCAGCTGA
- the clpS gene encoding ATP-dependent Clp protease adapter ClpS → MVVMSAPTKPGTTGQRESAPVEATTSPWVTIVWDDPVNLMTYVTYVFQKLFGYSEPHATKLMLQVHNEGKAVVSAGSRESMEVDVSKLHAAGLWATMQQDR, encoded by the coding sequence ATGGTTGTTATGTCAGCGCCCACGAAGCCGGGCACTACAGGACAACGAGAGTCCGCTCCGGTAGAGGCCACGACAAGCCCGTGGGTGACGATCGTCTGGGACGACCCGGTCAACCTGATGACCTACGTGACGTATGTCTTCCAGAAGTTGTTCGGCTACAGCGAGCCGCACGCCACCAAGCTGATGCTGCAGGTGCACAACGAAGGAAAGGCCGTGGTGTCCGCCGGCAGCCGGGAGTCCATGGAAGTCGATGTGTCCAAGCTGCACGCCGCCGGTTTGTGGGCGACGATGCAGCAGGACCGCTGA
- a CDS encoding nicotinate phosphoribosyltransferase: MNDPVVTGLLTDKYELTMLAAALRDGSADRRTTFELFARRLPQGRRYGVVAGTGRLLEALPQFTFDDQACQLLGQFLDPDTLRYLREFRFGGDIDGYAEGELYFPGSPVLSVSGTFAECVVLETLALSIFNHDSAIASAAARMVSAARGRPLIEMGSRRTHEQAAVAAARAAYLAGFAASSNLEARRCYGIPAEGTSAHAFTMLYSRADSATESTELAAFRAQVEALGVDTTLLVDTYDVTAGVANAVAAAGTELGAVRIDSGELGVLARQVREQLDKLGATRTRIVVSGDLDEFSIAALAAEPVDSYGVGTSLVTGSGAPTANMVYKLVEVDGLPVQKRSSHKESRGGRKEALRLARGSGIITEEVVYPAGHRPAVSGPARMVTVPLVRGGELVSKPNLAAARELVTSGLRSLPWEGLNLSHGDPAVTTTLIPAGRR; encoded by the coding sequence ATGAACGACCCGGTCGTTACTGGGCTGCTGACCGACAAGTACGAGTTAACGATGTTGGCGGCGGCGCTGCGCGACGGCAGTGCCGATCGACGGACCACCTTCGAACTTTTTGCCCGCCGACTTCCCCAGGGGCGCCGCTACGGTGTGGTCGCCGGAACCGGACGGCTGCTCGAGGCGCTGCCGCAGTTCACCTTCGATGACCAGGCATGCCAGTTGCTGGGGCAATTCCTCGACCCAGATACGTTGCGGTACTTGCGCGAATTTCGGTTCGGCGGTGACATCGACGGTTACGCCGAAGGCGAGCTGTATTTCCCCGGATCACCCGTGCTGTCGGTGAGCGGGACGTTCGCCGAATGCGTGGTGCTCGAGACGCTGGCCCTGTCGATCTTCAATCACGACAGCGCGATCGCGTCCGCCGCGGCGCGCATGGTGAGTGCGGCCAGGGGACGCCCGTTGATCGAGATGGGGTCGCGACGAACCCATGAGCAGGCCGCGGTCGCGGCGGCCCGCGCCGCCTACCTCGCCGGCTTCGCCGCGTCGTCCAACCTGGAGGCGCGGCGCTGCTACGGGATACCCGCCGAGGGCACCTCCGCGCACGCGTTCACCATGCTGTACTCCCGCGCCGACTCCGCTACGGAATCGACCGAATTGGCGGCGTTTCGCGCACAGGTCGAAGCGCTCGGCGTGGACACCACCCTGCTGGTGGACACCTATGACGTGACGGCCGGAGTGGCCAATGCCGTGGCCGCCGCCGGCACCGAACTGGGTGCGGTGCGCATCGACTCCGGCGAGCTGGGCGTGCTGGCCCGCCAGGTGCGCGAGCAACTCGACAAGTTGGGAGCCACCCGAACCCGCATCGTGGTCTCCGGTGACCTCGACGAGTTCTCCATCGCGGCCTTGGCCGCCGAGCCGGTGGACAGCTACGGCGTGGGCACGTCGCTGGTGACGGGCTCGGGCGCCCCGACGGCGAACATGGTGTACAAACTCGTCGAGGTGGACGGCTTGCCGGTGCAAAAACGCAGCAGCCACAAGGAATCCCGCGGGGGGCGCAAGGAGGCGCTGCGCCTGGCGCGCGGGTCGGGCATCATCACCGAGGAGGTGGTGTATCCGGCCGGCCATCGGCCCGCCGTCTCCGGACCGGCCCGGATGGTGACCGTCCCGCTGGTCCGCGGCGGCGAGCTGGTGTCCAAACCGAACCTCGCCGCGGCGCGCGAGCTGGTAACTTCCGGGCTGCGCAGTCTGCCGTGGGAGGGACTGAACTTGTCGCACGGCGATCCCGCGGTCACGACGACGCTGATTCCCGCCGGCCGGCGGTAG
- the aosR gene encoding oxidative stress transcriptional regulator AosR, which yields MRKWKRVETADGPRFRSSLASHEAALLRNLATAMIGLLDERESSSPADELEEITGIKTGNAEPPKDPTLRRLLPDFYRQDDEDDASPDAADSLNAALRSLHEPDIVNAKRVAAQRLLDTVPDDGGRFELTEEDANSWIAAVNDIRLSLGVMLEVGPEGPERLPADHPLAVHFDVYQWLTVLQEYLVLVLMGPR from the coding sequence GTGCGCAAATGGAAGCGGGTCGAGACCGCCGACGGTCCCCGTTTTCGGTCGTCACTGGCCTCCCATGAGGCCGCCCTGCTCAGAAACTTGGCGACGGCGATGATCGGTCTGCTCGATGAGCGTGAATCTTCTTCGCCCGCAGATGAACTCGAGGAGATCACCGGGATCAAAACCGGAAACGCCGAACCGCCGAAAGATCCCACACTGCGAAGGCTGCTGCCCGACTTCTACCGGCAAGACGACGAGGACGACGCGTCGCCCGATGCCGCGGACAGCCTCAACGCCGCCCTGCGCAGCCTGCACGAGCCCGACATCGTCAACGCCAAACGCGTTGCTGCACAGCGGTTGCTGGATACGGTGCCCGACGACGGCGGCCGCTTCGAGCTCACCGAGGAGGACGCGAACTCCTGGATCGCGGCGGTCAACGACATCCGGCTGAGTTTGGGTGTCATGCTCGAGGTCGGGCCGGAAGGCCCGGAGCGTCTGCCAGCCGACCATCCGCTGGCAGTGCACTTCGACGTGTACCAGTGGCTGACCGTGCTGCAGGAGTACCTGGTCTTGGTGCTCATGGGGCCCCGATGA
- a CDS encoding thiol-disulfide oxidoreductase DCC family protein, translating to MSGESTAPVLLYDGVCGVCNRSVRTILRVDPTGPLRFAALESVFAKAIIERHPDIGGVDSVVFVDDPGRPSERVAVRSDAVLRVADYLGGAWRLLTVARAIPAPLRDWLYDRFAAVRYRVGGKYDSCPLPAPEVRARFVAD from the coding sequence ATGAGCGGTGAGTCAACGGCGCCGGTGCTCCTGTACGACGGGGTGTGCGGGGTGTGCAATCGGTCGGTGCGCACGATCCTTCGCGTCGATCCCACCGGTCCCCTGCGCTTCGCGGCCCTGGAAAGTGTCTTCGCCAAGGCGATCATCGAGCGGCATCCGGACATCGGCGGCGTCGATTCGGTGGTGTTCGTCGATGATCCTGGCCGGCCCTCGGAGCGGGTGGCCGTCCGGTCCGATGCCGTGCTGCGGGTGGCCGATTATCTCGGCGGAGCGTGGCGGCTGTTGACGGTCGCGCGCGCCATTCCGGCTCCGCTGCGCGACTGGCTCTACGACAGGTTCGCCGCCGTCCGCTATCGCGTCGGCGGCAAGTACGACAGTTGTCCGCTGCCGGCGCCAGAGGTGCGCGCCAGATTCGTGGCGGACTGA
- a CDS encoding rhomboid family intramembrane serine protease gives MAKTTGRPGAPATRAEQPAWTVGAATILTFVALLYLIELIDQLLGHSLDLNGIRPRKTDGLWGIVFAPVLHANWQHLAANTVPMLVLGFLMTLAGLSRFVWATAIVWILGGFGTWLIGDWGSNCGPTDHIGASGLIFGWLAFLLVFGIFVRRFWNIVIGLVVLFAYGGVLLGAMPVLGQCGGVSWQGHLCGAFAGVVAAYVLSAPERKGRTSRKVGAAAPRPKT, from the coding sequence ATGGCTAAGACCACCGGGCGTCCCGGCGCACCGGCGACCCGGGCGGAGCAGCCCGCGTGGACGGTGGGCGCCGCCACGATCCTGACCTTCGTGGCGCTGCTCTACCTCATCGAGTTGATCGATCAGCTGTTGGGCCATTCTCTGGACCTCAACGGCATCAGGCCGCGGAAAACCGATGGCCTCTGGGGGATCGTTTTCGCCCCGGTTCTGCACGCCAACTGGCAACACCTCGCGGCCAATACCGTCCCGATGTTGGTGCTCGGATTCCTGATGACGCTGGCCGGCTTGTCGCGGTTCGTGTGGGCCACCGCGATTGTGTGGATCCTGGGCGGCTTCGGCACCTGGCTCATCGGCGACTGGGGTAGCAACTGCGGCCCCACCGACCACATCGGAGCCTCCGGGCTGATCTTCGGCTGGCTCGCCTTCTTACTTGTCTTCGGGATTTTTGTGCGCAGATTCTGGAACATCGTCATCGGGTTGGTGGTGCTGTTCGCCTACGGCGGCGTCCTGCTGGGTGCCATGCCCGTGCTCGGTCAATGCGGTGGCGTGTCCTGGCAGGGCCACCTGTGCGGGGCGTTCGCCGGCGTCGTGGCCGCCTACGTGTTGTCCGCACCGGAACGTAAGGGCCGGACGTCGAGGAAAGTCGGCGCCGCTGCGCCGCGGCCCAAGACATGA
- a CDS encoding cyclic nucleotide-degrading phosphodiesterase: MSVRITVLGCSGSVVGPDSPASGYLLRAPDTPPLVIDFGGGVLGALQRYADPGSVHVLLSHLHADHCLDLPGLFVWRRYHPTRPDGKALLYGPGDTWSRLGAASSPYGGEIDDCSDIFDVQHWVDGEPVTIGALTVTPRVVAHPTESYGLKITDPSGASFVYSGDTGACDQLVDLARGADVFLCEASWTHSPDRPPALHLSGTEAGRAAAEAGVHELLLTHIPPWTSREDVISEAKAEFDGPVHAVVCGETFDIRRSERV, encoded by the coding sequence GTGTCCGTGCGAATAACCGTGCTCGGCTGCTCGGGCAGCGTGGTGGGGCCGGATTCGCCCGCGTCGGGTTACCTGCTCCGGGCACCGGACACTCCGCCGTTGGTCATCGACTTCGGCGGGGGCGTTCTCGGCGCGCTGCAGCGCTATGCCGATCCCGGATCCGTGCACGTGCTGTTGTCGCATTTGCATGCCGACCATTGTTTGGATTTGCCCGGACTTTTCGTGTGGCGGCGCTATCACCCGACGCGCCCCGACGGTAAGGCGTTGCTGTACGGCCCCGGGGACACCTGGTCGCGGTTGGGCGCGGCGTCGTCCCCTTACGGCGGCGAGATCGACGACTGCTCGGACATCTTCGATGTCCAGCATTGGGTCGATGGCGAGCCGGTGACGATCGGTGCGCTCACGGTGACCCCCCGAGTGGTGGCTCATCCGACCGAGTCCTACGGCCTGAAGATCACCGATCCCTCCGGCGCGTCGTTCGTCTACAGCGGTGACACCGGTGCCTGCGATCAGCTCGTCGACCTGGCTCGCGGCGCCGATGTTTTTCTCTGCGAGGCCTCCTGGACGCACTCCCCGGACCGTCCGCCCGCGCTGCATCTGTCGGGCACCGAGGCCGGCCGGGCCGCGGCCGAGGCCGGCGTTCACGAACTGTTGCTGACGCACATCCCGCCGTGGACCTCGCGGGAGGACGTGATCAGCGAGGCCAAGGCCGAGTTCGATGGGCCGGTGCACGCGGTGGTGTGCGGGGAGACGTTCGATATCCGCCGCTCCGAGAGGGTCTGA
- a CDS encoding P1 family peptidase — protein sequence MNAITDVGGIRVGHYQRLDPDASLGAGWARGVTVVLTPPGTVGAVDCRGGAPGTRETDLLDPANTVRFVDAVLLAGGSAYGLAAADGVMRFLEERERGVAMDGGVVPIVPGAVIFDLPVGAWECRPTAEFGYAACVAAEDGMATAVGSVGAGVGARAGVLKGGVGTTSTTLPCGVTVGTVVVVNSAGEVADRATGLPWMADLIHQFALRPPPAEQVEAFAQLPTASTPLQNPLNTVIGVVATDAALSPAACRRVAVAAQDGLARTVRPAHTPYDGDTVFALATGAVEVPPAADAPASFSPEMRLAAEVGAAAADCVARAVLVGVFAADSIAGIPTYRDVLPGAFPR from the coding sequence ATGAACGCCATCACCGACGTCGGGGGTATCCGTGTCGGCCACTACCAACGACTCGACCCCGACGCGTCCCTGGGCGCGGGCTGGGCCCGCGGGGTGACCGTCGTGCTCACCCCGCCGGGCACCGTCGGCGCCGTTGATTGCCGCGGCGGGGCGCCCGGCACCCGGGAGACCGACCTGCTGGACCCGGCCAACACCGTGCGGTTCGTGGACGCGGTGTTGCTCGCCGGGGGCAGCGCCTACGGTCTGGCCGCCGCGGACGGTGTTATGCGCTTCCTGGAGGAACGCGAACGCGGTGTGGCGATGGACGGCGGGGTGGTGCCCATCGTGCCGGGAGCGGTGATCTTCGATCTGCCGGTCGGTGCCTGGGAGTGCCGGCCGACGGCCGAGTTCGGTTACGCGGCCTGTGTCGCCGCCGAGGACGGCATGGCGACGGCTGTCGGCAGCGTCGGCGCGGGCGTCGGGGCCCGTGCCGGGGTGCTCAAGGGCGGTGTGGGAACGACCTCAACAACGCTGCCGTGCGGCGTGACCGTCGGCACGGTGGTCGTGGTGAATTCCGCCGGTGAGGTCGCCGACCGGGCCACCGGCCTGCCGTGGATGGCCGACCTGATTCACCAGTTCGCGCTGCGGCCACCACCGGCGGAACAGGTCGAAGCCTTCGCGCAGTTGCCGACGGCGTCCACTCCGCTGCAGAACCCGCTCAACACCGTCATCGGGGTGGTGGCCACCGATGCCGCGCTGAGCCCGGCCGCGTGCCGTCGCGTCGCCGTGGCCGCCCAGGACGGCCTGGCCCGCACCGTCCGGCCGGCGCACACCCCGTACGACGGCGACACCGTGTTCGCGCTCGCGACCGGGGCCGTGGAGGTGCCACCCGCGGCCGACGCACCCGCCTCGTTTTCGCCGGAGATGCGGCTGGCCGCCGAGGTGGGAGCCGCGGCGGCCGACTGCGTGGCGCGCGCCGTGCTGGTCGGCGTGTTCGCCGCGGATTCGATCGCGGGGATACCGACCTACCGCGACGTGTTGCCCGGGGCGTTTCCCCGATGA